In Humulus lupulus chromosome 7, drHumLupu1.1, whole genome shotgun sequence, the following are encoded in one genomic region:
- the LOC133792361 gene encoding uncharacterized protein LOC133792361 — MKLEGGGTMNFKWPPTNTSGKWGDGHSPANNSRQHVLVLSRQKSYADPKRRNVEFQVGDHVFLRVSPLRGVRKFGVKGKLSPRFVGPFEILERIGQVAYRLALPPSLSGVHDVFHVSMLRKYVSDTTHVLKYEDLELQKDLSYEERPVQILDRKDKVLRNKIIPFVKVLWRNSKVEEATWELETAMRDQYPE; from the exons ATGAAGCTTGAAGGTGGCGGTACAATGAACTTCAAATGGCCACCCACGAATACTAGCGGCAAGTGGGGTGATGGTCACTCGCCAGCGAACAATTCTAGGCAACATGTGTTGGTGCTT agtagacagaaaagctacgctgatcctaagcgtaggaatgtggagttccaggttggggaccatgtgtttttacgagtctcaccattgagaggggtgaggaaatttggggtaaagggcaagctgagccctcggtttgttggaccttttgagattttggaaaggattggacaggtggcttataggttggccttgccaccatcgctgtcaggagttcatgacgtgtttcatgtctccatgttgcggaagtatgtttcagatacgacacatgtgctgaagtatgaggacttagagttacagaaagacttgtcctatgaagagcgaccagttcagattttggatcggaaggacaaagttttacggaataagaTAATTCCGTttgtgaaagtgttgtggagaaatagtaaggttgaggaagcgacctgggagttagagacagcgatgcgggatcagtatcccgag